From Aspergillus fumigatus Af293 chromosome 5, whole genome shotgun sequence, a single genomic window includes:
- a CDS encoding putative MFS transporter, with translation MTDLTNTEMRPSDSDIPKDPVKQESSYSESDQSKDTPRSPRNVHGFLWVTVVLAIYSSTFLFALDNTIVANIQPAIIKSLNGVDKLAWSGVAFVMASSATVLTWLQIFNQFNIKWMYIFSIAVFMAGSAICGAAQSMNMLIGGRVVCGVGGVGQYVGVMNFLPRLTSMQERPMYVSAMGLTWGAGTVLGPIIGGAFTDSSAGWRWSFYINLCVGGLFTPVYIFLLPSLHPQPVKMSVIERLRRMDLLGSLILMGAFAAGVIGVNFAGAMYPWDAPGIIVALVLGGVLFIIFGIQQTVCIFTTDETRLFPVELVSWRKPLLTLFFICGCCTGVCVTVPTYIIPLYFQFTASDESLQSGVRLLPFVCLLVFSCVGGGFLTSRLGYYIPWYIMGGALCLIGSALMYTIHPHSSAGTIYGYSALIGLGAGMYLQIGHAVAQAKVKPEKIPAAVAFTTTAQLNGLTFALVISQCVFVNEAAKRIAWVLPHEARSTIIDAISGTGSTFVRDLDPTIKSSVLAAIVTAIDRTYILCIVAGAVTLLATFGMKWERLFIAATAAA, from the exons ATGACTGACCTTACAAACACGGAGATGCGGCCGTCAGACTCAGACATCCCAAAAGACCCAGTGAAACAAGAGAGTAGCTATTCGGAAAGCGATCAGAGCAAAGATACTCCTCGCAGCCCACGCAATGTCCATGGCTTCCTATGGGTGACAGTCGTTCTAGCCATCTATAGCTCGACAttcctcttcgccctcgACAACACTATCGTCGCCAACATCCAGCCCGCCATCATCAAATCGCTGAATGGAGTCGACAAGCTGGCCTGGTCGGGCGTAGCATTCGTGATGGCCTCCAGCGCCACCGTCCTCACCTGGCTGCAGATCTTCAACCAGTTCAATATCAAGTGGATGTACATTTTCTCCATTGCCGTGTTCATGGCGGGCTCCGCCATCTGCGGCGCAGCGCAGTCAATGAACATGCTCATCGGGGGCCGTGTGGTCTGCGGCGTGGGCGGCGTGGGTCAGTACGTCGGCGTCATGAATTTCCTGCCTCGCTTGACATCAATGCAAGAACGCCCGATGTACGTCAGTGCAATGGGTCTGACCTGGGGCGCGGGCACCGTGCTCGGTCCCATCATCGGCGGCGCGTTCACCGATAGCTCGGCGGGCTGGAGGTGGTCATTCTACATCAACCTCTGTGTCGGCGGTCTGTTCACCCCTGTGTACATCTTCTTGCTCCCTTCGCTGCATCCGCAGCCCGTGAAAATGTCTGTTATTGAGCGGCTGAGGCGGATGGATCTTCTGGGCTCGCTCATCCTCATGGGTGCGTTTGCGGCGGGAGTCATCGGTGTCAACTTCGCGGGCGCCATGTACCCATGGGACGCACcaggcatcatcgtcgcccTTGTTCTCGGCGGCGTGCTGTTTATCATCTTTGGAATCCAGCAAACCGTTTGCATCTTCACCACCGACGAAACTCGCCTCTTCCCCGTCGAACTGGTCTCGTGGCGCAAGCCGCTCCttaccctcttcttcatctgcggCTGCTGCACAGGAGTCTGCGTGACCGTCCCCACGTACATCATCCCCCTGTACTTCCAGTTCACCGCGTCGGACGAGTCCCTTCAGTCAGGTGTCCGGCTACTCCCGTTCGTCtgcctcctcgtcttcagtTGCGTGGGAGGCGGATTCCTCACCTCCCGTCTGGGATACTACATCCCGTGGTACATCATGGGAGGGGCGTTGTGTCTGATCGGGTCCGCGCTGATGTACACAATCCATCCTCACAGCAGCGCAGGAACCATCTACGGCTACAGTGCGCTGATTGGTCTAGGAGCGGGGATGTACCTCCAAATAGGCCACGCCGTGGCGCAAGCCAAAGTCAAGCCTGAGAAGATCCCAGCCGCCGTCGCTTTTACCACCACCGCGCAGCTGAATGGACTGACGTTTGCGTTGGTCATTTCACAGTGTGTCTTTGTCAATGAGGCTGCGAAGC GAATTGCATGGGTACTCCCGCACGAGGCTCGGTCTACTATCATCGATGCTATCTCCGGGACTGGGTCGACGTTTGTACGAGACTTGGACCCGACTATCAAGAGCAGCGTTCTCGCCGCGATTGTGACGGCCATTGATCGGACTTATATTCTATGCATTGTGGCTGGTGCAGTCACCCTGCTGGCGACGTTTGGTATGAAATGGGAGCGGTTGTTTATTGCTGCTACGGCGGCTGCATGA
- a CDS encoding Hsp20/alpha crystallin family protein — MLSRDDKVKTQNQTNMYSRKLLNFPLRHFATRTPILRSARPHQPWQTRTMSLMQRGQRHPGAGFPSLSRALTDLESFLSRPVGSHDLLGQYPRFDVRETKDSYRLDGELPGVDKKDIDIELSDDNVLTIKGRSERESTSEDPDQSWWCSERSVGEFRRSFRFPDSVDREGIDASLKDGVLSITVPKTAESSVSKRIDIKSE; from the coding sequence ATGCTATCTCGAGACGACAAAGTAAAAACCCAAAACCAGACCAACATGTATTCTCGCAAGCTTCTGAACTTCCCTCTGCGACACTTTGCGACGCGCACTCCAATCCTCCGCTCGGCGCGGCCCCACCAGCCATGGCAGACCAGGACAATGTCTTTGATGCAACGGGGCCAAAGACACCCTGGCGCTGGCTTTCCCTCCTTGTCTCGAGCGCTTACCGACCTCGAGTCCTTCCTGAGTCGCCCCGTGGGCAGCCATGATCTACTGGGCCAATATCCTCGGTTTGACGTCCGCGAGACCAAAGACAGTTATCGTCTCGACGGAGAGCTTCCGGGAGTGGACAAGAAAGACATTGATATTGAACTGAGCGACGACAACGTCCTGACCATCAAGGGACGCTCGGAGCGAGAGTCAACATCGGAAGATCCCGACCAATCCTGGTGGTGTTCGGAGCGTTCGGTCGGGGAGTTCAGACGGTCGTTCCGGTTTCCCGACAGTGTCGACCGCGAGGGGATCGATGCGAGTTTGAAGGACGGTGTCCTCTCGATTACCGTCCCGAAAACAGCGGAATCGTCGGTGAGCAAACGTATCGACATTAAGTCAGAGTGA
- a CDS encoding Zn(II)2Cys6 transcription factor domain-containing protein has translation MIKTYRRQNHSQGTIKCQLTSLLFDGSRQLVPDMLSNCVPSAAPHSDNHRTIDNLVNNHNQQRSIMSSTHSSPSPLCTQAGATANWERLRKSCDSCQEAKVKCSQHKPSCHRCLRHRQPCIYSPQRRTGRPRKRPTLDGTLHSAVNLGSDEYRAIITEATSSTVNGQDLVMADVRGDDTPLLAGGITADNINSISSVFEPSFEALLAGSPLSKDPTTRDSHSDSCHTGYPTASPSDAWGDLSLFLPDYNTSSLSHPEHVVAGIDQLPPLSVDASNTSSENGDCGAKCYTALLQQLLFLRQSLPESSRPSIDVILEVESHERRLLDRVLSCATCLSNRSSVLLMSVITERVIQMLDWIIEEKTLLDTESARSIRRTASSWTQTSQLPPAGNRTDGRPYVCLVPLHVGSTELDEDTKQYFLKQLILMRMKKLAAKVQDVRRTTSTRRGDCIYRAAELVLAESLQRLDYLRGQVQMWE, from the coding sequence ATGATAAAGACTTACAGAAGACAGAATCACTCACAGGGCACCATCAAGTGCCAGTTAACGTCTCTTCTATTTGACGGAAGCCGCCAACTGGTGCCTGACATGCTTAGTAATTGTGTCCCATCTGCTGCTCCACACTCAGACAATCATCGCACCATCGATAACCTCGTAAACAACCACAATCAACAACGCTCAATCATGTCTTCGACTCAttcatctccgtctccattgTGTACACAAGCTGGGGCTACTGCAAACTGGGAGCGTCTGCGCAAGTCGTGTGATTCATGTCAGGAAGCCAAGGTCAAGTGCAGTCAGCACAAGCCCTCGTGCCATCGCTGCCTTCGTCATCGCCAACCATGCATCTACAGCCCGCAGCGACGCACTGGACGGCCACGAAAGAGGCCTACCCTTGACGGGACTTTACATTCCGCAGTGAATTTAGGGAGCGATGAATATAGGGCAATAATCACGGAGGCGACTAGCTCAACCGTCAACGGCCAGGACCTCGTCATGGCCGATGTCCGCGGTGATGATACACCCTTGCTGGCCGGTGGCATTACTGCGGACAACATCAATTCCATCAGCAGCGTTTTTGAACCATCGTTCGAAGCGTTGTTAGCAGGTTCGCCACTCAGCAAGGATCCGACCACCAGAGATAGCCACTCAGACTCCTGTCATACGGGCTATCCAACTGCCTCTCCGTCCGATGCATGGGGGGATTTATCCCTTTTCTTGCCCGATTACAATACCTCCAGTCTATCACATCCGGAGCATGTAGTCGCCGGCATCGACCAGCTACCCCCTCTCAGTGTGGACGCTTCGAACACAAGCAGTGAGAATGGGGATTGCGGAGCCAAATGTTACACagcgcttcttcaacagctcTTGTTCTTGCGCCAGTCGCTTCCTGAGAGCTCTCGTCCCTCAATTGACGTAATACTGGAGGTGGAGAGCCACGAGCGCCGTCTTCTCGATCGAGTCCTGAGCTGCGCCACGTGTCTCAGTAATCGTTCGTCTGTACTCCTCATGTCGGTGATTACCGAGCGCGTGATCCAGATGCTCGACTGGATCATTGAGGAGAAGACTCTACTTGACACGGAAAGCGCGCGCTCCATCCGGCGAACAGCCAGTTCCTGGACGCAAACTTCACAACTGCCCCCGGCGGGGAACCGCACCGACGGCCGGCCGTATGTGTGCCTCGTTCCGTTACATGTAGGGAGCACTGAACTCGACGAGGATACCAAGCAGTActtcctcaagcagcttaTCCTCATGCGGATGAAGAAGCTTGCCGCCAAAGTACAGGATGTGCGACGGACCACTAGCACGCGCCGGGGGGACTGCATCTACCGTGCTGCCGAATTGGTACTTGCAGAGTCACTTCAACGATTGGACTATCTCCGCGGACAGGTTCAAATGTGGGAGTGA
- a CDS encoding class II fructose-bisphosphate aldolase has translation MASNRALAILDHAASNHYGVPAMCCYNLEGILATVRAAEAKRSPAMILLFPWAIHYADGLLVHAAAEAARKASVPIAVHMDHAQTPEIIRYAADLGGFDSIMVDMSHYDKEENLRLTRELVAYCHERGIATEAEPGRIEGGEDGVADTADLEGLLTTPEESREFADTGIDWLAPAFGNVHGEYGPRGIRLEYDRLKSIQEAVGDRVKLVLHGADPFTPEIFAQCIECGVSKVNLNKVLNNEYVRVQREKSGRAPLTAVLEEATNEMQKAVERCMDMLGSTGKAA, from the coding sequence ATGGCCTCCAACCGCGCCCTCGCCATCCTCGACCACGCCGCCTCAAACCACTACGGCGTGCCGGCCATGTGCTGCTACAACCTGGAAGGCATCCTGGCCACCGTCCGcgccgccgaagccaagCGCTCGCCAGCGatgatcctcctcttcccctGGGCCATCCACTACGCCGACGGGCTGCTCGTGCACGCCGCGGCCGAAGCAGCCCGCAAAGCATCCGTGCCCATCGCCGTACACATGGACCACGCGCAAACCCCCGAGATCATCCGCTACGCCGCCGACCTGGGCGGCTTCGACAGCATCATGGTCGACATGAGCCACTACgacaaggaagaaaaccTGCGTCTCACGCGGGAACTGGTAGCCTACTGCCACGAGCGGGGGATCGCGACGGAGGCGGAGCCCGGCCGGATCGAGGGCGGGGAGGACGGAGTCGCGGACACGGCTGACCTCGAAGGCCTCCTGACGACTCCTGAGGAGAGCCGCGAGTTCGCGGACACGGGGATTGACTGGCTGGCTCCGGCGTTTGGGAACGTGCATGGCGAGTATGGGCCGCGGGGGATCCGGCTGGAGTATGATCGGTTGAAGAGCATTCAGGAGGCGGTGGGGGATCGGGTCAAGCTTGTGCTGCACGGGGCGGATCCGTTCACGCCGGAGATCTTTGCCCAGTGCATTGAGTGTGGGGTGTCCAAGGTGAATCTCAACAAGGTGTTGAATAATGAGTATGTGCGGGTGCAGCGCGAGAAATCGGGGCGGGCGCCCTTGACGgctgtgctggaggaggcaaCGAATGAGATGCAGAAGGCTGTTGAACGGTGTATGGATATGCTGGGGTCTACGGGAAAGGCTGCTTAA
- a CDS encoding putative toxin biosynthesis protein (GliH): protein MVNLIRNLEITLQNMKDAYTSREEVPFWATKLLTPTFMAVAILTTIPPPGPTRVIVGMTAFTSLWLYVLTHWMAGPAFFMDAIFMISITVRWMLMCLTGAPEIDYYQNSKTATKLDTMRLDTSEQGFGRDFPITTAGRILLNRYISDMVRKYAFCAFWPAQQASAATIDFGSLPMLHQHLLVAAQLIRDGLMLDSEYRKASLLCVGLYLSTPDRWPGLFGSPADLYTIFRHMFTRSGEVVASALGAEKGSLMYRYTKLYVGFLVSGVQHYACPLLIPSLRYGWGMFWQMPAYAAVITAEDLIKHYGKKAGIRDDRYVWTAYWMTLIYALPVGYVSDIGGFAGVCAT from the exons ATGGTTAACTTGATACGCAACTTGGAGATCACTCTCCAGAACATGAAAGATGCATATACCTCGCGTGAAGAAGTGCCCTTCTGGGCCACTAAGCTGTTGACGCCAACTTTCATGGCTGTCGCTATTCTCACCACCATTCCACCTCCGGGTCCCACACGGGTTATCGTCGGGATGACAGCCTTCACGTCTCTGTGGCTCTACGTGCTCACCCACTGGATGGCCGGTCCGGCGTTCTTTATGGATGCGATCTTTATGATCTCCATCACAGTACGCTGGATGCTAATGTGCCTAACCGGAGCCCCCGAAATCGATTACTACCAGAACAGCAAAACCGCAACGAAGCTCGACACCATGCGGCTCGATACTTCTGAACAAG GGTTTGGTAGGGATTTCCCGATTACCACCGCAGGTAGAATCCTTCTGAACCGTTACATCTCCGACATGGTGCGGAAGTATGCGTTCTGCGCGTTCTGGCCAGCTCAGCAAGCAAGCGCGGCCACTATTGATTTCGGTTCATTGCCCATGCTACACCAACATCTACTGGTCGCGGCTCAATTAATCCGAGATGGCCTTATGCTGGACAGCGAATACCGCAAGGCTTCACTGCTCTGCGTTGGGCTGTATCTTTCGACACCGGATCGCTGGCCAGGCCTCTTCGGCAGTCCGGCCGACTTGTACACT ATCTTCCGGCACATGTTCACAAGATCTGGCGAGGTGGTGGCTAGCGCCCTGGGTGCGGAGAAAGGGAGTCTGATGTACAGGTATACGAAGTTGTATGTGGGATTCTTGGTCTCCGGAGTCCAGCACTACGCGTGTCCGCTGCTAATCCCGTCTCTGCGCTACGGCTGGGGAATGTTCTGGCAGATGCCAGCGTATGCTGCTGTTATCACGGCGGAGGATTTAATCAAACACTACGGCAAGAAAGCTGGGATCCGGGATGATA GGTATGTCTGGACAGCGTACTGGATGACTTTGATATACGCTTTGCCTGTTGGCTATGTCTCGGACATTGGGGGGTTTGCGGGTGTGTGCGCGACATGA
- a CDS encoding NAD(P)-dependent oxidoreductase translates to MSKPTIGFVGLGAMGFGMATNLVREGYPVVGFDVFPASVQRFQSQGGIPASSLRESAEGKDFYICMVASAPQVQSVLFGDDGVVQFLPKNATLFLCSTVPASYAQSVAAELQSRGRADIRFIDCPVSGGAKRAADGTLSIMAGASEEALNSGREILQVMSDQNKLYLVPGGVGAGSNMKMVHQVLAGIHILGASEAMGFAAQLGLDAKTTAEKIIGSEAWTWMHENRLQRMVEEDWNPGASALTIILKDVGIITTSARQHHFPTPLCSTAEQVYLSALLQGYGPKDDSAMVRQYYPKPLAEVTCTAEDPSAALQLVLDLMLGVNLVAAAEAIAFARYLDVDLAMFHRLVSDAAGASKVFIHKGLEMIEGRIGDKAPEGSQTLDEAVAQMEKVVQKARDLHCPLHLGNAALEKLLMARRHGLGGEASTSVIKLFGQ, encoded by the exons ATGTCCAAACCTACCATCGGCTTCGTCGGCCTTGGAGCCATGGGCTTCGGCATGGCCACCAACCTTGTGCGCGAAGGATACCCCGTCGTCGGCTTTGACGTCTTCCCAGCCTCGGTGCAGCGCTTCCAGTCTCAGGGCGGAATTCCAGCTTCGTCGCTTCGCGAGTCGGCAGAGGGGAAGGACTTTTACATTTGCATGGTCGCCTCGGCGCCGCAGGTGCAGTCGGTTCTTTTCGGGGACGACGGCGTTGTGCAGT TCCTCCCGAAAAATGCTActctctttctctgctcCACAGTCCCCGCTTCCTATGCCCAGTCCGTAGCCGCAGAGCTGCAATCGCGCGGCCGTGCGGATATCCGCTTCATCGATTGCCCTGTTTCTGGAGGCGCCAAGCGCGCCGCTGACGGGACGCTGTCCATCATGGCTGGTGCGTCGGAGGAGGCGCTGAACAGCGGACGCGAGATCCTGCAAGTCATGTCCGATCAGAACAAGCTGTATCTGGTCCCCGGCGGCGTCGGGGCCGGGAGCAATATGAAGATGGTGCACCAGGTGCTGGCGGGAATCCATATCCTGGGTGCCAGTGAGGCAATGGGGTTCGCGGCGCAGTTGGGGCTTGATGCAAAGACTACCGCTGAGAAGATTATCGGCTCTGAGGCGTGGACGTGGATGCACGAGAACCGGCTGCAGCggatggtggaggaggattgGAACCCAGGTGCCAGTGCGCTGACGATTATTCTCAAGGATGTG GGTATTATCACGACTTCTGCCCGCCAGCACCACTTCCCCACCCCTCTCTGCTCGACTGCCGAGCAAGTGTACCTCTCGGCGCTGCTACAGGGCTACGGTCCCAAAGATGACTCCGCCATGGTCCGCCAGTACTATCCCAAACCGCTCGCGGAGGTGACCTGCACTGCGGAGGATCCCTCTGCGGCcctccagctcgtcctcgATCTGATGCTGGGAGTCAACCTTGTGGCAGCCGCCGAGGCTATCGCGTTTGCGCGGTATCTGGACGTCGATCTCGCCATGTTCCACCGACTAGTCAGCGACGCGGCCGGCGCAAGCAAAGTGTTCATCCACAAGGGGCTGGAGATGATCGAGGGACGAATTGGAGACAAGGCGCCGGAAGGGTCGCAGACGCTCGATGAGGCCGTAGCACagatggagaaggtggtGCAGAAGGCGAGGGATCTGCATTGCCCGCTGCATCTGGGCAATGCGGCGTTGGAAAAGTTGCTGATGGCACGGAGACACGGACTCGGAGGGGAAGCGAGCACGAGCGTGATCAAGCTGTTTGGCCAGTAA
- a CDS encoding LITAF-like zinc ribbon domain-containing protein codes for MTLANQSHLVLLPSLQASYCKRSSSATTTRQTAIQKRPMNPSTMDSEKINSTPVPAYDQHPSPAAHQPQAAPIVPVSQDAHMQSPATLPKDYPQAQPLPQPPAPGYYATAPGVGHPSGYNSATPLHALQRGPTPVDCPVCGQREMTRVEAHAGNTTHGWAAVLCCCFCLGCIPYLMSSLKDVNHYCGKCGALLATWHNSGRVDVHHAVRT; via the exons ATGACATTGGCCAACCAGTCTCACTTAGTGCTGCTTCCAAGCCTCCAAGCCTCGTATTGCAAAcgctcatcttctgccacAACGACAAGGCAAACGGCGATCCAAAAGCGCCCCATGA ATCCCTCCACCATGGACTCGGAAAAAATCAACTCCA CCCCGGTGCCCGCCTACGATCAACACCCCAGCCCAGCAGCCCACCAGCCACAGGCCGCGCCTATCGTCCCAGTCTCCCAGGACGCACACATGCAGTCCCCGGCAACCCTCCCCAAAGACTACCCCCAGGCGCAGCCACTCCCGCAGCCCCCCGCGCCGGGATACTACGCCACCGCGCCGGGAGTGGGCCATCCAAGCGGGTACAACAGCGCGACACCGCTGCATGCGCTGCAGCGGGGGCCGACGCCCGTGGATTGTCCTGTCTGCGGACAGCGGGAGATGACACGCGTGGAGGCGCATGCGGGGAATACCACGCA TGGATGGGCGGCGGTGCtgtgctgctgcttctgtcTCGGGTGTATCCCCTATCTGATGTCGTCGCTGAAGGATGTCAACCACTACTGTGGGAAGTGTGGAGCGCTGTTGGCGACGTGGCATAACAGTGGACGGGTGGATGTGCATCATGCGGTTAGGACTTGA
- a CDS encoding EGFR-like transmembrane domain-containing protein, producing the protein MAPLSSRIFPVAIGALALTPLTSAWTLTWRNSTAGATIINENKAENCTRIWHQKGLPFAWDPEGKWCMHFYKDAACTQIAGYACDGKVWRQDASRDLPAFDVFPMPPESVSVIFPSTSSTATTPTSTAVTTTASQSPSATSAAASTAPTTSPTPSPSPASSSSTLSGGAIAGIVIGAIAAVGLIAALFFFFGRRNRKPAQPAEPDPRSTTPPTPQFPPGSPLGLVSTNDTAAAPAPAYIVPNKRELAEAEMSQAYAHGYGHPRAYAGAKFVELPGNGAEAELSNSRQVHEMDGTSDIKRPIYEAA; encoded by the coding sequence ATGGCACCTCTCTCATCGAGGATATTTCCCGTCGCGATCGGTGCTCTCGCCCTCACACCACTGACCTCCGCGTGGACCCTGACATGGCGCAACTCGACCGCCGGcgccaccatcatcaatgAGAACAAGGCCGAAAACTGCACGCGCATCTGGCACCAGAAAGGCCTGCCGTTTGCCTGGGATCCAGAGGGGAAATGGTGCATGCACTTCTACAAGGACGCGGCATGCACCCAAATCGCCGGCTACGCCTGTGACGGCAAGGTCTGGCGCCAGGACGCCTCGCGCGATCTCCCCGCCTTTGACGTCTTCCCCATGCCCCCCGAGTCCGTCAGCGTCATTTTCCcgtcgacctcctcgacagCAACCACTCCCACCTCCACCGCCGTAACCACCACAGCATCCCAGTCCCCGTCAGCCACCTCCGCAGCCGCATCGACCGCGCCCACCACATCCCCAACCCCGtccccctcccccgcctcgtcctcctccaccctcTCCGGGGGCGCCATCGCTGGAATCGTCATCGGcgccatcgccgccgtcgGTCTCATCGccgccctcttcttcttcttcggaagACGCAACCGCAAGCCAGCCCAGCCCGCGGAGCCCGACCCGCGGTCGACCACCCCGCCAACCCCGCAATTCCCGCCGGGTTCGCCACTCGGCCTCGTCTCGACGAACGATACCGCGGCGGCCCCCGCGCCAGCTTACATCGTCCCGAACAAGCGGGAACTCGCCGAGGCGGAGATGTCCCAGGCGTATGCGCATGGGTACGGGCATCCACGGGCGTACGCCGGCGCCAAGTTCGTCGAGTTACCCGGCAACGGGGCGGAGGCGGAACTGAGCAATAGCCGACAGGTGCACGAGATGGATGGAACGAGTGATATCAAGCGGCCGATTTATGAGGCGGCTTGA